In one window of Chryseobacterium sp. JV274 DNA:
- a CDS encoding DUF4129 domain-containing protein: MNKIFLFLLLFLSLGLVQAQDDNPDDDLVDSLYTTGHYRNMLRADSVLMKNPVSENEVHPKTFKENIPSRYKGREFDYSVSKPRESFFQKLMRKLNQIIQGIFGETTLTKSGEFTTVLIRLFAIILVGFLLYFIIKYLMGKDGNFIFGKKNKKLDINVQELHENIHEINFPESIAKFEMAGDYRSAVRYQFLFVLKKLSDKKLINWNPEKTNKDYAAELKAPHLKNDFSNLSYIFDYVWYGEFSIEEESYQKFKNQYQAFKP, from the coding sequence ATGAATAAAATTTTCCTTTTCTTACTCCTTTTTCTCTCTCTTGGGCTGGTTCAGGCTCAGGACGATAATCCTGATGATGATCTGGTAGATTCATTATATACAACCGGGCATTACAGAAATATGCTGCGTGCAGATTCTGTGCTGATGAAAAACCCAGTGTCAGAAAATGAGGTTCATCCGAAAACATTTAAAGAAAATATTCCGTCAAGATATAAAGGACGTGAATTTGATTATTCAGTATCAAAACCAAGAGAATCTTTCTTTCAAAAACTGATGCGGAAGCTCAATCAGATTATACAGGGGATTTTTGGCGAAACAACATTGACTAAGTCGGGGGAATTTACAACTGTTCTTATCCGTCTGTTTGCGATTATCCTTGTAGGTTTTCTGCTTTATTTCATTATTAAATATCTGATGGGGAAAGATGGGAATTTTATTTTTGGTAAAAAGAATAAGAAACTGGATATCAACGTTCAGGAACTCCATGAGAATATCCATGAAATCAATTTTCCTGAAAGTATCGCGAAATTTGAGATGGCGGGAGATTATCGGTCAGCAGTTCGTTACCAATTCCTGTTTGTTCTTAAAAAACTGAGTGATAAAAAGCTGATCAACTGGAATCCGGAAAAAACCAATAAAGATTATGCCGCAGAGTTGAAAGCTCCCCATCTTAAAAACGATTTCTCTAATCTTTCTTATATCTTTGATTATGTCTGGTACGGAGAATTCAGTATTGAAGAAGAAAGCTATCAGAAATTTAAAAATCAGTATCAGGCATTTAAACCTTAA